From a single Apium graveolens cultivar Ventura chromosome 2, ASM990537v1, whole genome shotgun sequence genomic region:
- the LOC141707161 gene encoding zinc finger A20 and AN1 domain-containing stress-associated protein 8-like, giving the protein MENNETGCQAPPEGPILCINNCGFFGSAATMNMCSKCHKDMVLKQEQATLAATSIENIINGSSSGCEKEPVAAGTVSMQVDLPESKIISLPSSPIVSGSGETDEMKGKGPSRCSTCKKRVGLTGFKCRCGNLFCGSHRYSDKHECPFDYRTAGRDAIAKANPVVKAEKLDKI; this is encoded by the coding sequence ATGGAGAACAATGAAACAGGATGCCAAGCCCCTCCCGAAGGACCCATCTTGTGCATTAATAACTGTGGCTTCTTTGGAAGTGCAGCCACCATGAATATGTGCTCCAAGTGCCACAAGGATATGGTTTTGAAACAAGAGCAGGCTACGCTTGCTGCAACTTCCATTGAAAATATAATAAATGGGTCGTCAAGTGGCTGTGAGAAAGAACCCGTTGCTGCAGGCACTGTGAGTATGCAAGTTGATCTACCCGAATCAAAGATTATCTCTCTGCCTTCTTCACCTATTGTTTCAGGCTCTGGTGAAACTGACGAAATGAAGGGCAAAGGTCCTAGTCGCTGCAGTACCTGCAAGAAACGGGTTGGATTAACTGGCTTTAAATGTCGTTGCGGTAACCTTTTCTGCGGATCGCATCGCTACTCAGACAAACACGAGTGCCCCTTTGATTATCGCACTGCTGGACGTGATGCAATAGCTAAGGCTAACCCTGTTGTCAAGGCAGAAAAGCTTGATAAGATATAA
- the LOC141707160 gene encoding lysine-specific demethylase JMJ26-like, with product MGKSSFKNGRKRKVASNGPDPSHSLKRCKTENSGGSGELKTCHQCKRRDKGHVVKCSLCQKNGYCLPCISNFYPKMKEVDFVEACPFCRDICNCKRCLSLELPIKNITSLSKEDKFHHSKYLLKKLLPFVRKFSEQQNMERKMEAKIRGLSISEVKVKAANCPVDERLYCNYCRTSIADYHRSCSRCSYDLCITCCQELRDCCLHERHKETMQYADPGAGYIHGQKCKFFSNGTLGTTSRTKNSARVKLESEWKPNKDGSISCPPESMGGCGKGILKLNQVLPEGWLSNMIVKAEKLHELYKLNNIPETPAHWCSCYNVASKNIARTKLRKAASRDNSNDNYLYSPSAKDVQAEDLKCFQAHWSRGKPVVVSNVLESAYGLSWEPMVMSRVIRDTNPQTDLAVLNCLNWCEAKLSVNKFFTGYTEGILDRADWPQMLKLNDWPPFGLFEDYLPRHNVEFISSLPFKEYTNPQRGFLNLAVKLPNDHLLPDTGSKLYIAYGFPEELGRGDSVKKIHCHESDAVYVLTHVKEMMFTPSQLAKIEELKNKHYLQDQREIYMNEEIVNGMEQEKELDDVDGLDLEKTDGGALWDIYRREDASKLKEYLSKHSKEFRHIYCLPLKQVFDPIHDRSFYLNTEHKRRLKKEYGIEPWTVVQNLGDAVFIPAGCPCQVRYLKSCIQVSTGFVSPENVDACIRLSEEIRVLPQNHRAKEDRIGVKKLIIHAMRQVLDELDVFSNFQCPTPNQPMKTEDLDMIFDPSKEIGYQGSAPEFDLKSDFHLDSLKLYARRISKKGQILNHSPRSDAALIKSDFQKEANIFGVDSHSMTKTLQPPSPNDYPGSCSRTPRSVPAETVGFFKQLEDLIQENRFDVFRALPPQIHLDIQIVQEYEKMLKKYLSGRLLDLADDLNYQEFNEVLHGLLACRRIPSHLQQGFLTLRWELPYLTSRAYELHKKVSRGIVSPLARSKEKEELKSMFYKYSQIEDNLVKLEKEKDDNMFEIDKLQASNEHIGVELTNLKAEMMKTVIGGCVIMCNDNMGKLEQLKERNSDEIVRLRANNEAIDAKIIKFADEADALQKDASAQNSKVMNLEALGSMYEANVENAMDRLVIMELKWKERAESLYY from the exons ATGGGAAAGTCATCTTTCAAGAATGGCAGGAAAAGAAAAGTGGCTTCAAATGGACCTGATCCTTCCCATTCTTTAAAACGTTGTAAAACA GAAAATTCAGGGGGTAGTGGTGAACTAAAGACTTGTCATCAGTGTAAAAGGCGTGATAAAGGGCATGTTGTAAAATGCAGTTTGTGTCAGAAGAATGGATATTGTCTTCCCTGCATTTCTAATTT CTACCCAAAGATGAAAGAGGTGGATTTTGTTGAGGCATGTCCATTTTGTCGAGACATATGCAATTGCAAACGTTGCTTGAGCCTAGAATTGCCAATTAAA AATATAACAAGTCTTTCCAAAGAAGATAAATTCCACCACTCGAAATATCTCTTGAAAAAACTTCTCCCTTTTGTTAGAAAATTCAGTGAACAACAAAATATGGAAAGGAAGATGGAGGCTAAGATTCGAG GGTTATCAATATCGGAGGTTAAAGTGAAAGCAGCAAATTGTCCAGTCGATGAGCGCTTGTATTG CAACTACTGCAGAACTTCTATTGCGGACTACCATCGGAGCTGTTCACGTTGTTCATATGATCTTTGTATTACTTGTTGCCAGGAGTTGCGAGATTGTTGTTTGCATGAAAGACATAAGGAAACTATGCAATACGCAGATCCTGGGGCAGGCTATATACATGGTCAAAAATGTAAGTTTTTTAGTAATGGAACTTTGGGCACAACTTCTAGAACAAAGAACAGCGCTCGTGTGAAGTTAGAATCTGAATGGAAACCAAACAAGGATGGTAGTATATCTTGTCCCCCAGAGAGTATGGGTGGCTGTGGTAAAGGAATTCTAAAATTGAACCAAGTCTTACCAGAGGGCTGGCTTTCAAACATGATAGTAAAAGCTGAAAAGTTACATGAACTGTATAAGCTGAATAACATACCAGAAACCCCTGCACATTGGTGCTCCTGTTATAACGTGGCATCTAAGAACATTGCAAGAACAAAATTGCGGAAAGCAGCTTCTCGAGACAACTCAAATGACAATTACTTGTACTCTCCTAGTGCTAAAGACGTTCAAGCTGAAGATCTGAAGTGTTTTCAGGCCCACTGGTCAAGAGGCAAACCTGTAGTTGTTAGCAATGTGCTTGAAAGTGCGTATGGTTTGAGCTGGGAACCAATGGTGATGTCACGAGTCATCCGTGATACAAATCCCCAGACTGATCTAGCTGTTCTTAATTGTTTGAATTGGTGTGAG GCGAAACTTAGTGTGAACAAGTTCTTTACAGGCTACACAGAGGGCATACTTGACAGGGCTGACTGGCCCCAAATGCTGAAGTTGAATGATTGGCCCCCTTTTGGTTTATTTGAGGATTATCTCCCACGTCATAACGTTGAGTTCATAAGTTCTTTGCCATTCAAGGAGTACACAAATCCACAGAGAGGCTTCTTAAATCTTGCCGTCAAGTTACCCAATGATCATTTGTTGCCAGACACAGGGTCGAAGCTGTACATTGCTTATGGCTTTCCCGAGGAACTGGGACGTGGAGACTCTGTAAAAAAAATCCACTGTCACGAGTCAGATGCG GTGTATGTGCTCACACATGTTAAAGAGATGATGTTTACGCCTTCACAGCTTGCTAAGATAGAAGAGTTGAAAAACAAGCACTATCTTCAGGATCAGAGAGAAATATATATGAATGAGGAAATCGTGAATGGAATGGAGCAGGAGAAGGAACTTGATGATGTAGACGGATTAGATTTAGAGAAGACGGACGGGGGTGCCCTTTGGGACATTTATCGCAGAGAGGACGCTTCCAAGTTAAAAGAATATCTCTCAAAACATTCAAAAGAGTTCAGGCATATATATTGTTTGCCACTAAAACAG GTTTTTGACCCTATTCACGATAGATCATTTTACTTGAACACGGAGCATAAAAGGAGGCTTAAGAAGGAATATG GAATTGAACCATGGACTGTGGTGCAAAATTTAGGAGATGCAGTTTTTATTCCTGCAGGATGTCCTTGTCAAGTTAGATATTTAAAA TCATGTATACAGGTTTCAACTGGCTTTGTTTCACCTGAAAATGTAGACGCTTGCATCCGTTTATCAGAGGAAATCCGTGTCCTTCCCCAGAACCACAGGGCGAAGGAAGACAGAATAGGG GTAAAGAAATTAATTATTCATGCGATGAGACAAGTCTTGGACGAGTTGGACGTGTTTTCCAA CTTTCAGTGCCCTACTCCCAATCAACCTATGAAGACTGAGGATCTGGATATGATTTTTGATCCTTCCAAAGAAATTGGGTACCAGGGATCAGCGCCAGAATTTGATCTTAAAAGTGACTTCCATCTCGATTCTCTGAAATTATATGCTAGACGCATATCTAAGAAGGGACAGATACTGAATCATAGTCCTAGAAGTGATGCTGCCCTAATCAAAAGTGACTTCCAAAAGGAGGCTAATATATTTGGG GTGGATTCTCATTCCATGACAAAGACATTGCAACCTCCTTCCCCAAATGATTATCCAGGCTCTTGCAGTCGAACACCCAGGTCAGTACCAGCTGAGACGGTTGGGTTCTTCAAGCAGTTGGAGGACTTAATTCAAGAAAACAGGTTTGATGTATTTAGGGCCCTTCCTCCTCAAATTCACTTGGATATACAGATTGTCCAGGAGTACGAAAAGATGCTCAAGAAGTATCTATCCGGACGCCTTCTAGACCTTGCCGATGATTTAAATTATCAGGAGTTTAATGAAGTCTTACACGGTTTGCTGGCTTGTAGGAGGATCCCTTCACACTTGCAGCAGGGATTCTTAACCCTTCGTTGGGAATTGCCATATTTAACCAGTAGAGCCTATGAGCTTCACAAAAAAGTGAGCAGGGGCATAGTTTCGCCTCTTGCAAGGTCTAAGGAGAAAGAGGAGTTAAAGAGCATGTTTTACAAATATAGTCAGATTGAAGATAATCTGGTGAAGTTggagaaagaaaaagatgataacATGTTTGAGATCGATAAACTTCAGGCGAGTAACGAACACATAGGTGTAGAACTTACAAATCTTAAGGCTGAAATGATGAAGACTGTTATTGGTGGCTGTGTTATAATGTGCAATGATAATATGGGGAAGCTGGAGCAACTGAAAGAACGCAACTCAGATGAGATTGTCAGGCTCCGTGCCAATAATGAAGCCATAGATGCGAAGATCATCAAATTTGCTGATGAAGCTGACGCTTTGCAGAAGGATGCTTCTGCTCAGAACTCTAAAGTAATGAACCTTGAGGCTTTAGGATCAATGTATGAGGCGAATGTGGAAAATGCTATGGATAGGTTGGTTATCATGGAGCTCAAATGGAAGGAACGTGCAGAGTCGCTGTACTATTGA